The Pseudarthrobacter sp. NS4 genome includes a window with the following:
- a CDS encoding nuclease-related domain-containing protein: protein MTTGPAPAQLGDRVPAQAVIEELLAVQSRVRPRTTLQRIFGANPLSSESLSWYKGALGEMAVGGILERLGPEWLVLHAVPVGAGSADIDHVLIGPPGVFTLNTKNHSGQSVWVAGRTLMVAGRKTRHLYNYNAAHEAARAAKLLSVAVGAAVEVTGVVVVVEPKSLTIKARPENAAVVSDTQLLRWLSRCPRELGPREVAQIAAAAVHPGTWHRRPVPLGDPLALQQSFHALRLLVVQARRRRAAWALGIPAAGFVVLANGAQLGAAILQGLAGR, encoded by the coding sequence ATGACCACCGGTCCGGCCCCAGCGCAATTGGGTGACCGTGTTCCCGCACAGGCAGTGATTGAGGAATTGCTGGCGGTCCAAAGCCGGGTGAGGCCCCGGACAACACTTCAGCGAATCTTCGGTGCCAACCCGCTCAGTTCAGAGAGCCTGTCCTGGTACAAGGGCGCCCTCGGTGAGATGGCTGTCGGCGGGATCCTCGAAAGGCTGGGACCCGAGTGGCTCGTTCTGCATGCCGTTCCCGTCGGTGCCGGTTCTGCAGACATCGACCATGTGCTCATCGGCCCGCCCGGCGTCTTTACGCTCAACACAAAGAACCACTCCGGCCAGTCCGTGTGGGTGGCGGGCCGGACACTCATGGTGGCGGGAAGGAAGACGCGGCACCTCTACAACTACAACGCGGCGCACGAAGCGGCGCGCGCGGCCAAGCTGCTCAGCGTTGCGGTGGGCGCCGCCGTGGAGGTGACCGGCGTCGTCGTGGTTGTGGAACCGAAAAGCCTGACCATCAAGGCCCGGCCGGAGAACGCTGCCGTGGTCAGCGACACGCAGCTGCTGCGCTGGCTCAGCCGCTGTCCGCGCGAACTGGGTCCCCGGGAAGTGGCGCAGATTGCCGCCGCGGCTGTCCACCCTGGAACCTGGCATCGCCGGCCCGTACCACTGGGCGACCCGCTCGCGCTCCAACAGAGCTTCCATGCGCTCCGGCTGCTCGTGGTGCAGGCGCGACGGCGGCGGGCGGCTTGGGCGCTTGGCATCCCGGCGGCCGGGTTTGTGGTGCTTGCCAACGGGGCCCAGTTGGGGGCGGCAATCCTCCAGGGGCTGGCAGGGCGTTAG
- a CDS encoding HNH endonuclease → MAAVILGWNADRWDRWNYRAVVEQVLESGRFPDRWDVGPNWSIQPETEAWLLFQGTSEAGTGLIGHGVVLSETLEAEHLPDAGSGGRYAAVVFDALLPLGEQIRSDVLIEAVPGIPWVDALHRPVVSVPPSAEPGLRQLWRDLGPAAIEPTELVPGTYPLNAISSIVVNRYERDPDARRVCLAFHGTQCAACGFSFEASYGDIGEGFIHIHHTVPASLLASGYELDPVADLVPLCANCHAMAHRGVSTARTVTELRNIISGAGHLRGEMVSEQALEAQENARRIIEGHHD, encoded by the coding sequence GTGGCAGCAGTAATTCTGGGTTGGAATGCGGACCGGTGGGACCGCTGGAACTACCGTGCCGTCGTCGAGCAGGTCCTCGAATCCGGTAGGTTTCCAGACCGCTGGGATGTCGGTCCGAACTGGAGTATCCAGCCGGAAACGGAAGCCTGGCTGCTGTTCCAGGGCACCAGCGAGGCGGGTACCGGCCTGATTGGCCACGGCGTTGTGCTCTCCGAAACCCTCGAGGCCGAACATCTTCCGGACGCGGGGAGCGGCGGACGGTACGCCGCCGTCGTCTTCGACGCTCTGCTGCCCCTTGGCGAGCAGATACGGTCGGACGTGCTGATTGAAGCAGTCCCCGGCATACCTTGGGTCGATGCACTCCACCGCCCGGTGGTGTCCGTCCCGCCGTCCGCGGAGCCGGGACTCCGCCAGCTGTGGCGGGACCTGGGGCCCGCGGCCATCGAGCCTACCGAACTCGTCCCCGGAACCTACCCGCTGAACGCGATCAGCAGCATTGTGGTCAACCGCTACGAGCGGGACCCCGACGCGCGGCGTGTCTGCCTGGCATTCCACGGAACGCAATGCGCCGCCTGCGGATTCTCCTTCGAGGCCTCATACGGCGACATCGGGGAAGGTTTCATCCACATCCACCACACTGTGCCGGCGTCCCTGCTGGCCAGTGGGTACGAACTCGATCCCGTCGCCGACCTCGTGCCGTTGTGCGCCAATTGCCACGCCATGGCGCATCGTGGGGTCAGCACGGCGCGTACTGTCACCGAACTGCGGAACATCATCTCCGGCGCCGGCCACCTTCGGGGTGAAATGGTCAGCGAGCAAGCGCTGGAGGCCCAGGAAAACGCCCGGCGCATCATCGAAGGCCACCACGACTGA